A DNA window from Impatiens glandulifera chromosome 7, dImpGla2.1, whole genome shotgun sequence contains the following coding sequences:
- the LOC124944871 gene encoding trihelix transcription factor ASR3-like: MALENDKSPPNDVHSTNQGVEPQTEIESIAEVTQMLRYRRWSRREILVLIQGKNMAESLRREKRRSTSSNQAKSKWEVVSSFCKKNGMKKRAVQCQKRWSKLMVIFREIKKRESVIKEVAKSFWNMTSTERRGLKLPGFFDKDVYDALDGKLTSITLNQVILEATNDQWQEDDDTNDENTSKEIQVATHDPTKKISSVDKKEQVINCQEEASSEESYKRRRFSQNENEDFNMESQLIESIGQIYNILKTYFEANNVTEKSKEHKSALVNALNKIGDALEMIADKL; the protein is encoded by the exons ATGGCGTTAGAAAATGATAAATCGCCGCCAAATGATGTACATTCAACCAATCAAGGAGTTGAGCCACAAACAGAGATCGAAAGCATTGCAGAAGTTACTCAAATGCTACGATATCGCAGATGGAGCCGAAGAGAGATTCTTGTGCTCATCCAAGGTAAAAACATGGCAGAAAGTCTGAGAAGGGAAAAACGTAGATCTACTTCATCAAATCAGGCGAAATCAAAATGGGAGGTCGTTTCGTCATTCTGTAAGAAAAATGGCATGAAAAAAAGAGCGGTTCAATGTCAGAAAAGGTGGAGTAAACTCATGGTaatttttagagagataaaaaagAGGGAATCGGTAATAAAAGAGGTAGCTAAATCATTCTGGAACATGACATCAACTGAAAGAAGAGGGTTGAAACTACCCGGATTTTTTGATAAGGATGTTTATGATGCATTGGATGGAAAGCTCACTTCAATTACACTAAATCAAGTTATTTTGGAGGCAACAAATGATCAATGGCAAGAAGATGATGATACAAATGATGAGAATACATCAAAAGAGATACAAGTTGCAACACATGATCCAACAAAGAAAATATCAA GTGTGGATAAGAAGGAACAAGTAATAAACTGCCAAGAAGAAGCATCATCGGAGGAGTCATACAAAAGAAGAAGGTTTTCCCAGAATGAGAATGAAGATTTCAACATGGAGTCTCAGTTGATCGAATCTATTGGTCAGATATACAACATActgaaaacatattttgaagCAAACAATGTGACAGAGAAAAGCAAGGAGCATAAAAGTGCATTGGTTAATGCTTTAAACAAGATAGGAGATGCACTTGAAATGATTGCAGACAAACTCTAG